ccagtcactactcttggtgaactgtggtatcgtgttgaagctgcatgggcagctgtacctgtacacgccatccaagctctttttgactgaatgtccaggtgtatcaaggccgttattacggccagaggtggttgttctgggtactgatttctcaggatctatgcacccaaattgcgtgaaaatataatcacatgtcagttctagtataatatatttgtccaataaatacccgtttatcatctgtatttcttcttggtgttgcaaattttaatggccagtagtgtatatccgcggacgggtcgctTGCGGCGCGTCCGAACCGTTCCTGCGCTTTGGGAATCGAGTGGTAGTAAAAACCGAAGTATCTCATACAAGGTTcaaacgacgaattttggaaatgacagcacgcagaaaggactattttatcatatgattaacaatCGAAGCGTTTTTgcaaacgcgtgagcagagcgaaaacaagactccctatatcTTACACCATGagtttttgtccaaattttcatagccaaacaaagggagagaaacaggtaaacggggtatcaaagtgaccagtatgaggtctagtttggcatgaaaatatttaactgcttgaaagtaatcagggtaatgaacgaaaacttaaataataaactgaggaaaaattgaaatatttcacgaaaagctgctgcaaatgaagtgtcaaaaatttcatctgttcaagacccagctattttgcacttaaaaagatacattggtgcggtatttaaatgtcaaaaaggcttcattCGAATCAAGTacattaggaaggcaaacgagAAGTCACTGAGATCATGCTTtccgaataaaacttgaaattcagaaatggaagaaatcagtcaaatgATAAAATTGTTTGTGTAATAGAAATAAGTGGATCAGACAAACGTTctatgtgcctttgaatgatgctcgaaatcatgaatagAAAATGAAGTGCACCTAATGCTtccctaatttttttttcataatttgagacaaatcattacacaaaacgtttgactttcttttaaaaaattttgggaGCTTTACTTTTACTGGCTTTTTAGAGTAATAGAAACGCTTttccttaacactgactgctgatgaattacgttcgcaacatcaaatatctgtaaaatttcatggttcattgtaattcattaggaattaaatgtgtgtggtaTACTCGCTACCCCTACATTACAGCTAGCTGCTTTTCAGTGGTAACAATCTGTGTGCTTATGTTTGTATTTAGTGTAGTTAGTCATGTGATAGTCATACCTCAGTATTTATTGGTTGTTAAAAGCTattgatcatgtaaaaaaacattcgcatttaatttattgatgagatagtcgaatgctcctctgctcattcacgtgtattcgaagagtTTGTATGGTGATCTTCCAGTTGACAGTACTTCTGAAATTCTCcgtggagattcctccctttgtacattttatgcacagcattcctttttgctttattttcttaagtaaacctaattctgtagccttactatccagctacagtattctacaggttaaggacgccgttgtatagaaacagctggttggctctaagcagccaccTTGTAGCGCTACATGGTCGCTCGCATGCAGGATACCCAAGGTTGTCGCCCGATGCTGTTGCTTGTTTTGTCACTGGAGTGTTGCGTATCCGGAAGTCGAttgctgtcgctcgcttctgtcgctcatgtAGGACACGGCCTAATACTATCACCCTTCAAAGCATgtccctttcctcctgactcaccttgtATGTAAGCAAGAATTTTAACACGAGGcctgccgaaaagtaatgccttcgaatttttttatgtgaaaactctttgaagttttttaaataaaacaaacattttacaTCTTTTTCTCCATGTTTACATATTTTTTCCTCAACATAATCACCCTTTCTCAACACAATTACCCTGGTGAAGAACACATTTCTcgcaatgagagaccagtttgttcataCCGCCACTGTGGAATGTTTGATTTTGTAGATGGAGCCACAGCCTAATCTCTGGTTGCACCGCTTCTtcctcactatcaaagtgaagaattcgaaggttttctttaagttttggaaacaaatgaaaatcggttgGTGGcaaatcgggactgtacggaggatgaccgatgacagttCACCCAAAGTGTCGGATTATTGCAGGAGTCGCAGCACTCGTGTATGATCTGGTGTTGTCACGCTGATGATGGAGAGGGTGCTCCGTGCGTGAACAAACTCTTCAAATTCGGGACTTATTACTGCACGCTgtttctcttctcacacaccgacatagttatcGTTCCTCGCCGCCATGTAACACGCTACAATTTGGGGgcctctagcggcagaaggctgcaaatatgtagacataaagaataaagatgtggaatgctaCAGTTCAATTCTTtgatcttggcggctcgcgcatgcccgcccagacgcgggagattgctgcgttgccagttgcacgccccaagagaagcagcgccatagtacagtatagttcgcaaactacgtttagggggaagcgcgcagtttatgaagtaaagccaccacggtcgcattaaccctttcgctgctacagagacgtgctccctgcattccgcgctgtgcgcgattttgtcatcactgcactgctcacctgtacagacacatggtgttccgatgctttgacacacgtatcattcgatttcacaaaaactatttggcccaaaaatttgatttttacacgtcttcttgaatgataccttcccccataaatgacttaattttgtttcgatgttcaacgcagttattgtgcagcattaaatgtagtaaaccattgcaagaaattttgaagagtttgcggaggtaaaagtccatagcgtatactttccgtatggtcgattttagttgccactaaaaatttcaaaaaattacattcaaacgaataaaattcatgaagtaagacacttcgatattgttttacaTAAAGGTTAGAACTCAGAACTTTTCGCTTAGCAaccaaacactttaaccattacgctaacgcaattCGTCATTCGACAGACTTCCTGGAAGACTTTAAAACATCACGCAAAATACAAACACTGTTCGTATGacaatgaattactcacgtttcgtcgaagtacagtaggaaataaacaattagcgctgttccttattgcgaaaaagcggttagtgagaatgatacagacacctttccttgctatcgcctgagttAGGAGGCTtactgcttgtttggtttaattaattaatataatatgaaacaattggtataaagaatgcttttttcaaACTTTCTATACAAGAAAGTCTGctgtcaagacattgcttttgttcaattactttatttatgactgaaagtttctaaaactgaagacactcgttcgtgctctgcactgcagtcgagctttggcaacgtcgttctctgttcattgtctgactgtgttttgtggcgtctgttttttgtgacgtcagatgcgcagaacgaacctaaactcggccgccgtcgtaaatgacgcgcactttaataacTTTGCTTCATTTAAagctttcacgtaaaaaattcgggtacattacttttcagcatgccctcgtaattTTCGTTTGTTATTTATCTTAGAGAACGAAGTTTTGGGGCCTTTGGGACTCTGAGAGAAAATTGTATCCCCAGAAACTGCTCTCTTACAAATAAGTAGAAAATAGATAAAGATGAAAGAGGTACTATTCATTTTTCCGCACAAAAGGAAATTGGTCCGTTTCTGTGTAAACGGCATGATAACCCGGTTTTCTCTTCAGTATCAAATAAAACTGGTGGAATGCGAGAAACTAATGCTAAAAGATATTCTCAGTGGTCAAGGAAACACATTGAAGTTTCTCGACCCTCCATTCTAATTGTATACAAGCACGTGGCTGGAACTGATTAAATGGATAAAAACGTGAGTACAGGATAAATTTCCGCAACAGGAAATGGTAATGGACTCTTTTCAGTTGGTTATTGGGTGTGTCTGTACAGTGTACGCAATGCGTGGATGGCAATAGAAATACCTTTTCTCATGTAAATTTTAGAATAGAATTTGTGAACGTGTACTTGAGCCGGTGAGGTACGCCACTGAAAGGATCTGGACAAGCCCAGCACTCCAGTACTGTAGTAATAGATGAGCTCGAGTTTGATATAATGAACCATCTGATTGTGAATATACAGGAGCTCAAAAGAAGACGATGTGCTGATGACATCAGCGTGTACCAATTGTAAGGAATGTAGTGTGGGACTGTTTGCTGAATGTTTTGTTCCTTATCATACGAagtaatttgttgtttttgtttttgatttttacTTTGTGttcatgtttaatttatttcttttagtaaaaTAGTACAACCTTTGcatgtaaatgtatattttccaTTCAATAGCGCTTTGCATTACATAGAACGTGATTCTGTGATGACTGTAAAGGGTAAATGTGTCAGATTGAGGTAAGGGACGCTGGTCCAGAAACGACCAAATCGTAGGTTATAAGTAGActgcggattttaggtaaaaacctattttgttcctgagttcctatttgcaaacaaatttgtacttatgcgtttcatgactatttacacttaatagcgttgattctataggacctaaaaaagcctatttcgacgttactgcctatttttgcctatttcggctttaatatcctaaaaagcaCCTATTTCAtaatataagacagtggctccaactTTTTCCATactttgcctaacacttcggtctttttttatttttttatatctctATCCCTTGTTAATACcagatttgttttcgctgggaaaaagtgaacgatgaacTGTTTTTAATTTACCTTTTACCGTGGTGCATGGGAGCGGTAGCGGAAGTACCGTattcgttgctggacatatggcacctgacagatggccgccccttctgaacaagcgaatggaatctaccggtgcttcagatgaaaacatcctactactggcaaattatttttcgaaccggaaaattcacgtataatacctttcacgaaacagagtagtttgataggactgcctgtagacagcagcgagaaaatgcgcgaagggcagtaatttagctatagagggcgtctacgattaacattgtgattttttaatccgtgctcagcttaaggcctatgaaaccgtttctttgcgaaaatacacagctggccagaatcctacgaacgaaatattttcaaatataacatttagtactcccacgttcaattctaatgtgtaactcaaatctttgaccggttcccagtcgctcacagaagttaagcactgtcgcgctcggcacgtacttggatggatgaccattcaaccgtgccgagtgctgttggtagtaaggcaagcaaacgaattgtaaacagtctctaacgaccttcgccttcgacgggacgtaaagccctaagtttacttcctttttctaatctttgaaaacacaagaactctatgtcagattaacgaagtaggtactttttaggattttgatgccgaaataggcaaaattaggcgtcaacgtcgaaatacgcaattttaggtcctattgaactaacggtattcagtttagttagtgtattctaatttatttttattttctctgcatcatttttattagagcctattttaggttttatatagtctaaatgaactactgaaggagcctattttaggtgcctaaaacacacttttttacgacctaaaaatccgtggtccaGTTATAAGTGTcaatctttctgatacctctgacgatAGAATACGTGTACTGATACTATTATTGTTAAGACTGTAGGacagacgccggccggagtggccgtgcggttctaggcgctacattctggagccgagcgaccgctacgatcacaggttggaatcctgcctcggacatggctgtgtgtgatgtccttaggttagttaggtttacttagttctaagttctaggctactgatgacctcagaagttaagtcgcatagtgctcagagccatttgaaccatttctttgtagGACAGGCAACTTTCGGAGGTGGTGTGTGGACCAAAACAATCAAGTCTAGTAAACAGAGGCTCTAAAATGAATATCTTGAGAACTATGTTCATTGTACAAGTGCTCATAGGCCTTAAGGTTCGCATTTTAGATCCAAAGTTTatcagacttttttcttgtttgctCCATACTGCCACCTCCGAAAGTTACCTACCCTCAACAGTACCAGTACACGTAGGACTACAACGCACTAGACAAGCTGGCTGCGACTGCCTGGCTGCGGCAGCCAATAAAACAATGACGTTTCATTGTAGCCACGCATTAGACAGCGATGGTTTCCTGGCTGCAGTATAGCATAAGCTGGATTGCACGGCAGCCAGCTGGATCCGCGCAGCCAGTTGTGTGAGGAAGAGTGTCTCGTGGAGACCACATGTGACTGCCTTCATTCTCTGTGCATTTGTGGAAGCACCCAGATCTTGTTTGCACCCAGTCACAGAATTCGCGATGACGTTACAtatgaagaaatttattttcacaATTGTGGTGTTTTACtgctgatagttttttttttttaaaaattcagcatTTTCTCCCCTGTGCGACCATTTGTAGTTAGTGTCATGAATCTTGGAGTTACTAGGTGCCACAGAATTTTGCAACAACAAATACTTTGTTTTAGTTTAAAAAAGGAGAAATAACTAAATTGTGACTATCACCATGTTACCTTCGAATTTATGAACATTTGCTTGACGCTATTTGACAGAAGGTATGTAAGACCTGCAGatttcattgttttgttttatgttcatttgaTCTGAATAAAAATACAAGCAAACAGAGTAAACAATAATATCGTTACAACAAAGATCTATTAagcaataacaaaataatttacttGTGGCAAAAATTGTATTTATCTAACTACAACTGACATTAGATTTAACATAATTATTGGTTAATCAGATGTACTTAACGAAAAGCtgattaaattttggaaatttatttgccagTAATATTTGATTAGCAATTCAGGATTAATTGTCAGTGACCATGTCATTTCTAGGTGTAGTGGATTGCTTCGTTAGAGTCTTCAAGGAAGAAGGCTTTCTCAGTTATTGGCGGGGAAACCTTGCTAACATCGTACGAGTTGTTCCCTTACAGGCCTTAAATTTTTCACTCAAAGACAGATACAAGGAAATATTTCTTAAAGATGAACGTAACGCAAGTTTTTGGAGACTTTTTCTTGGAAATTTGGCATCTGGTGGAGCAGCGAGTGCAACATCTCTTACCGTTGTATACCCACTGGATTTTGCTCGAACAAGGTAACTACAGGCTATGAGGACATGACTAATTTTGCACGAACGATGTACACGAGATAAGACTGCAATGTCACTGTAGATCAAAGTTGCTTCTTTGCTTCTGTAATTCTCTGTCTTTGTGAAAACTGCACATAATTTACTTCTTATACTTTTATTGGTTTCATTTGTCATAGATACAGAACTTATTGAAAAAGTTTGTCTTATATTTTGTGCTTTTGCTAAACTTACAATGTAACATAAGACAACTAAGGGTTATTAAATAACGAAATATAGGAAACTATCCTCAGAATAACAGGTGATTTTATGAAATTTTACTATCCagcatcttcagaagaaaatattGTCTAATTTCTTTTAGCTGTATGTTGTCAATTTGAACGAATATTTTGTCAGTAGTATCTACAGTCAGATATAATTCTAATTCAGTTAATATTATAAGTCTCTTTTCTGATTGCAGACTGGCCGCAGACACTGGCAGGACTTCCGTTGATAGACAGTTCCGTGGTATGACAGACTGCTTGGTGAAAACATTCAAGTCAGATGGTATTGTTGGGCTCTACAGAGGTTTTTGGATATCCTTACCTGGTGTCATCATCTATAGAGCAGTTGCACTTGGAGGTTTCGACACAATAAAGGCACTACTGCCTCAATCAAAACAAGATTCTATGGGTACATCATTGTGTATTGCTTTGGTATGTACACGTGAAAATGCAATTTACATTTGTCGCTGTCAATAGATACTATTTATAAATGAGATTACAAGCATTATATGTATTTATTGCCTATGATTTAGATAACGTGTTACATATCTCAAAGAAGTTATGTAAAGTATTTCAAAATCCTCCAActtgtagaaactgcaaaaacatttGAGCAATTTTCTTATCTCAGGAAAACTCAAGCGCGAAGCAAAAAAGATCATAAAAAAGTATGATTTGCTTAAAAAACGACGATAACTTCTTTATATTGATAACATTTCAGTTATAACGGGAAATTTTAAGTCAGATTAATGAAGAATCCATCATATAACTTCCCCATCTTTCAATCACCTTCTGTCAATGCAGACAATGGAAATGTTCGAAAACGTGAGTTACTGAATAAATCTGATGCAGCTTGAACGCCAAGAGGATGTTTTAGCAAGGAGCCTCTGTGAAAGACGTCTGTGCCCTATCATGAAGCATTTTACTGCAGGATCTGAAAATGATTAGTAGAAACAAGATGAAATATATACATACGAGAATTTTGGCGGCTTCTGAGAAAAACCTTTGGAAGATAGAATAAAGCTTATACAGGTTTCGGAGCAAAAgcagtaaataaaagaaataaaaagaaaacaaaggcAAATTACTGTAGGTGAAAAAATGGTGTAGGAAACGTGTTGCAATGTTTAGCTGCATCATTTTGTAGGAATTTTATCGAATGTCAGCCATTTCTGGTTTGATTCAACCACATTTTACATCTAAATCAGCCATAAGAGTTTAGCGATGACACTGATAAACGTGCTGAATAGTTTCAGCTGTTGTGTGGCCTCTTATTTAGTCATTCTGCTTTTCTGTACGGAGTATTCCAGTGATCAACGTATCTTAAGGAATGATGCATAGGAGGAAATGTGCCGTTTTGCAGTAAGGGAACGGGCTCGAAAGCATTGAAGTTAAATGTGTCGTGTAATAACTGTGCCAGTGGAATACGAGAAGAAATGAGCCGTTCATACGATGTAATTATTTGGTTTATTGCGTATATAGCTAACACCGTGGGCAGGCACCACTGTCTTGCAAGTAACACATTGGGAACGACAGCTAGACCATTATCATTCAGAGGAATAGCAAGGGTTAGGCCCTGCAGACTTCGGACATCACACTCTGTTGGGCCAATAACTGTTGAAAGAAGGTTCGCTTTAACGGCCCATCGACTccgtggtcattagagatggagaaagAGCTCGAGTAGAGAAGGGAAATCCGCAGTCACCTTTTCGAGGGAACAATCCTAGCATTCCccttaagcgattttgggaaatcaggaaacctaaatttggatgaccGTGCGAGGATTTGAATCGCTGCCCTAAAAAAGGCAGCCCAGCGTCTTACTACTGCCTCACCTCATTCGGTCACATGGCTCCTACAACCCAATATGGCCGATACTTAATATTCTGCGTATATAATTTTCTTGGTTTTTCGGTTGGTACGTGCTTCCTACATGCTTAACTACATCAGTGTAGACTTCTAAGAGCCATATAATACTACCAATCGTTCTGTCTAGGCATAAGGGAGACATGTGTAATGTTAACTGTGTTGCATGGAATAAATGACCTGCACCTACCAGTTTCGTTTAAGTTCACAAATGTTGACTGTGAATGTTTCACTTAAGCTGTGGATAAGACATTAAACTGCTCTCTAGTCAAGTAAGTACCAACATAGATCTCCTCATGCCACTGTTTGGCAATTCGTCTTTGAGACGGTTAGAGTAAGTAGATGGTCGCCAGTCCAAATCTTACACGTGCTTATATTAACCATTCAGCTATGCAGCGTTACGGAAATTACATGTGGATCATACTATCTTTTTGCACATGCTCAAGAACGTGATTAGCCAGGAAGAACAGTGTCATATTTTACAGAAAACCTTCCTGTACGCTATTTTGTGCAGATATACAGACCATTACTAGGTCCACGTCTACATAGTAACGTCTACTTTTTGAACAcattaatttttagattttttatctAACATACGACTGAAAACACGATACGATTGttaaagatacataaaaatatataaaacaaagatattaatgaaaataaaatagtttAGTGTAGAAACCTTTATAACATTTAGGTTAATTCTCATTATAAAGTCATACCAGTAGCCGATCACTGTCATTAGTGATATTTACTGAGAACGAAATCGATGTCGCAACTTTACTGTAATTGAACCTAACTACGAATGAAAACATTTTGTATCAAAAGAGCTGAGTTAGTTTACTGCTACTTACATCGAAAATTCTGCGTCCCTTGGGAGTGTCAAGAAATTTTTTGCATTGTCTACGTATAATATTAAAGTACACTTTGCACAACGTCCTGCAGGGTCTGGAATTTTTCGCCGCAATATCAAGATAGCTTGGTCACTATTTTCGGTGTGAAAAGAAAGTTCTCCAATACTGCGCGGTTTGTGCGGATTCCACACGTACA
This sequence is a window from Schistocerca americana isolate TAMUIC-IGC-003095 chromosome 4, iqSchAmer2.1, whole genome shotgun sequence. Protein-coding genes within it:
- the LOC124613750 gene encoding ADP/ATP translocase 1-like — encoded protein: MPEDESSKESKSSRQSLLLDMLAGGTASAISKTIMAPMERVKLLLQVQTKLKKIENKANYRGVVDCFVRVFKEEGFLSYWRGNLANIVRVVPLQALNFSLKDRYKEIFLKDERNASFWRLFLGNLASGGAASATSLTVVYPLDFARTRLAADTGRTSVDRQFRGMTDCLVKTFKSDGIVGLYRGFWISLPGVIIYRAVALGGFDTIKALLPQSKQDSMGTSLCIALGVMSLATAMSHPFDTVRRRMMMQSGRKGSDVMYKNALQCWAKVYRLEGARAFFRGALPNVLRGIGGAITIVLYDEFKKRSYGNLSRRVPS